A single region of the Branchiostoma lanceolatum isolate klBraLanc5 chromosome 1, klBraLanc5.hap2, whole genome shotgun sequence genome encodes:
- the LOC136421905 gene encoding ABC-type oligopeptide transporter ABCB9-like: protein MYFAFDWYEPPYGVNLLEHFYETMSGQVLIDGHPIKAYDHKFLHRVVYLVGQEPVLFARSIKDNISYGLDNCSLAEVQHVARQANAHQFIMELPEGYETGTGEKGMQLSGGQKQRVAIARALIRRPAVLLLDEATSALDDESEQMVQQAINNLDRHTVIVVAHRLSTVEKADRIIVIDKGRVVEQGRHKELMQRDGTYADMVRRQLLGLDTSDDTEADDDLREWVLNCG, encoded by the exons atgtatttcgctTTTGACTGGTATGAACCGCCATATGGTGTCAACCTGCTGGAACACTTCTATGAGACCATGTCAGGCCAGGTGCTGATAGATGGTCACCCCATCAAGGCGTATGATCACAAGTTTCTACACCGTGTG GTGTATTTGGTTGGACAAGAGCCGGTTCTGTTTGCCCGCTCCATCAAGGACAACATCTCCTATGGCCTGGACAACTGCAGCTTGGCGGAGGTGCAGCACGTTGCTAGGCAGGCCAACGCCCATCAGTTCATCATGGAGCTGCCTGAGGGGTACGAGACAGGGACTGGGGAGAAGGGGATGCAGCTGTCTGGGGGGCAGAAGCAGAGGGTGGCGATCGCCCGGGCGCTGATCAGGAGACCAGCGGTGCTGCTACTGGACGAGGCCACCAGCGCTTTAGATGACGAGAGCGAACAAATG GTTCAGCAAGCGATCAACAACCTCGACAGACACACGGTCATCGTCGTCGCCCACCGCCTGAGCACCGTGGAGAAGGCTGACCGCATCATCGTCATCGACAAGGGGCGCGTGGTGGAGCAGGGACGGCACAAGGAGCTGATGCAGCGGGACGGAACCTACGCCGACATGGTGCGGCGGCAGCTACTAGGGCTGGACACGTCTGACGACACAGAAGCTGACGATGATTTAAGAGAGTGGGTCCTCAACTGCGGATAG